The Peribacillus sp. FSL P2-0133 genome has a segment encoding these proteins:
- a CDS encoding DUF3238 domain-containing protein, with protein MTNIVKVRASVFIPMSWTEPKKDTQTGNVIQFEGDSREFTPYAVNAMRSRIEQEVVVDFYKKEIFTYANTGITTERITTPAGSVNKKTGKASTEGILCTDVVWRSDDVKFQMSASASNPLNVYAPPVDYLLTIHVKKDGTIDIQGAHDGFPCYEFYKQVNFGLFEKIHTHDFRETGDTAEALGGDMEYSFKKIL; from the coding sequence ATGACTAACATTGTTAAAGTTAGAGCAAGTGTATTTATTCCAATGTCTTGGACTGAACCTAAGAAGGATACTCAAACAGGAAACGTGATTCAATTCGAAGGTGACTCACGTGAATTTACACCATATGCTGTAAACGCTATGCGTTCCAGAATTGAACAAGAAGTAGTTGTAGATTTTTATAAAAAAGAAATCTTCACATATGCGAATACTGGCATAACAACAGAAAGAATCACAACTCCTGCTGGTTCCGTTAATAAAAAAACAGGAAAAGCTAGTACAGAAGGTATTTTGTGCACTGATGTTGTATGGAGGTCAGATGACGTCAAATTTCAAATGAGTGCTAGTGCTAGCAACCCATTAAATGTATATGCACCTCCCGTTGATTATCTATTAACTATACATGTCAAAAAAGATGGTACTATCGATATTCAAGGTGCACATGACGGATTCCCTTGTTATGAATTTTATAAGCAAGTAAACTTTGGTCTGTTTGAAAAGATTCATACACATGACTTCAGAGAAACTGGTGATACAGCTGAAGCTCTAGGTGGAGACATGGAATATAGTTTTAAAAAGATATTGTAA
- a CDS encoding helix-turn-helix domain-containing protein has protein sequence MVKLLIADRDQNERTGIGWLVSSFSIPFDHILLAGSVSEVFHLIEAEVPDVVCIELDMIPKDTWDSFKELTKRYIQKVIVMTAEATFERALQGIELHAYDLWVKPQSPDHIKRVLTQCCKAVSKTEEKREPSAQIEVPSVSYSSLFVHQETLGANFRLMLMQLENSKKQPILLSFLQEYPFKNRPVVLPLSDMIVSVFSFDNQQPQPLKQLKHIGNRILTEWEEQFSEPMSLVLYDTNDPLLSLNEKYLHAKQALEIRFFKGYRQLSVIEDKVNWVMIDPFLTPSEQREWIDMLNEGDRDKIKQWMYKEFLNKEDPYPEPGLLRTRLTSLLAQVRRFMKSFYLDEGMLERRYHQVFESILYNPILYRIVQELLLFLYEVLDRANNNQENARTNVIEQAIRYIEENFTNPELRLEDVANQVNRSAAYFSSLLTKKQGSSFRQLLTKTRINEAQRLLIDTKLSIQDVADKTGFINANYFSKIFKEKTGTTPRSFRDRKKV, from the coding sequence ATGGTTAAATTGTTAATTGCTGATCGCGATCAAAATGAACGAACAGGGATTGGCTGGCTAGTTTCTTCGTTTTCGATTCCATTTGATCACATTCTATTAGCAGGCTCAGTATCTGAGGTATTTCATCTAATAGAGGCCGAAGTACCAGATGTTGTTTGCATTGAACTCGATATGATTCCAAAGGATACGTGGGACAGCTTTAAGGAGCTGACCAAACGGTACATACAAAAGGTCATCGTCATGACGGCTGAAGCCACATTTGAACGTGCGCTTCAAGGCATCGAGCTTCATGCCTATGATCTATGGGTAAAACCTCAGTCGCCTGACCATATCAAACGAGTATTAACCCAGTGCTGCAAGGCCGTTTCAAAAACTGAGGAGAAACGAGAGCCATCGGCTCAAATTGAGGTTCCTTCCGTATCTTACAGTTCTCTATTCGTGCATCAAGAAACGTTAGGCGCCAATTTCCGATTAATGCTGATGCAGTTGGAAAATTCGAAGAAACAACCTATACTGCTATCTTTTTTACAAGAATATCCATTTAAGAACCGACCGGTTGTATTGCCGCTAAGCGACATGATCGTTTCTGTTTTTTCATTCGATAACCAGCAGCCACAGCCACTCAAACAATTAAAGCACATAGGCAATCGGATTCTAACCGAATGGGAAGAGCAGTTTTCGGAGCCCATGTCACTAGTTTTATATGATACTAATGACCCGTTGCTTTCGTTAAATGAAAAATATCTTCATGCGAAGCAAGCGCTAGAAATTCGTTTTTTCAAAGGATATCGGCAGCTTTCGGTCATTGAGGATAAGGTGAACTGGGTTATGATCGATCCGTTTTTAACCCCGTCTGAACAGCGCGAATGGATTGACATGCTGAACGAAGGTGACAGGGACAAAATTAAGCAGTGGATGTATAAAGAATTTTTGAATAAGGAAGATCCCTATCCCGAGCCAGGTTTATTGCGAACCCGGTTAACAAGCTTATTAGCCCAAGTCCGACGCTTCATGAAGTCATTTTACCTTGACGAAGGGATGCTTGAGAGACGTTATCATCAAGTATTTGAATCCATCCTATACAATCCGATTCTATATCGGATCGTCCAGGAGTTATTGCTGTTCTTATATGAAGTTCTTGATCGGGCAAATAACAATCAAGAAAACGCTCGTACAAATGTGATTGAGCAGGCTATCCGGTACATTGAGGAGAATTTTACTAACCCTGAGCTAAGGCTTGAGGACGTTGCGAACCAAGTAAACAGAAGCGCAGCGTATTTTAGCTCGCTCTTAACAAAAAAACAAGGAAGCTCGTTCCGACAGCTATTAACAAAGACACGGATAAACGAAGCGCAGCGTCTATTGATAGATACAAAACTCTCGATTCAAGATGTAGCAGATAAAACAGGATTTATAAATGCAAATTACTTTAGCAAAATTTTTAAGGAAAAAACCGGTACAACCCCCCGTTCATTTAGAGATCGTAAAAAAGTATAG
- a CDS encoding MFS transporter encodes MTEQKFKMDDAPLNKFHMKITALTFGSNFSDGYALGIIGVALTLLSPQMELNSMWVGLIGSSALIGLFFGSLVLGGLSDRIGRQKIFLLNFLLVTIASLLQLFVDGPVELLILRLLIGFALGGDYAVGSTLLAEFAPRKYRGFLLASLNVLWTVGYVSATIVGYYLGQAGPESWRWMLASAAIPAFIVLLLRIGTPESPQWLISMGRIDEARHIVKKYIGPNAEIDETIIETQNKNGFRALFNKKFRKRTAFGSLFYVCIVIPYFAIYTFLPSILKSMGLAENFTVDLWLNIFLILGSVAGLWLMEKFSRRGFTISTFAILTVCLLMLSIFHEPKLLVIPIFLAFTFILSANSNLTLTYPAELFPTEIRASGVGFVTAFSRIGSAIGTFLLPLSMNTIGLDASMIGMTAILLIGTIISIAWAPETKSLSLSEASNPFNEASNSNSNLNPLNHKKIN; translated from the coding sequence ATGACCGAACAAAAATTTAAGATGGATGACGCTCCACTTAACAAGTTCCATATGAAAATTACAGCGCTTACTTTTGGCTCGAATTTCTCTGATGGGTATGCTCTTGGGATTATAGGAGTGGCTCTTACTCTCCTTAGCCCACAAATGGAACTCAATTCGATGTGGGTAGGACTAATTGGAAGTTCTGCTTTGATCGGACTCTTTTTCGGTAGTCTAGTACTTGGAGGGTTATCTGACCGCATAGGCAGACAGAAAATATTCCTGCTTAACTTTTTATTGGTCACTATAGCTTCGTTGCTGCAACTATTTGTGGATGGTCCCGTAGAGTTGTTAATTTTGCGGTTACTGATAGGTTTTGCTCTCGGAGGCGATTATGCAGTCGGATCGACTTTACTTGCCGAGTTCGCGCCTAGAAAGTATAGGGGGTTCTTACTGGCTTCTCTAAATGTGCTCTGGACGGTTGGTTACGTCTCTGCAACCATTGTCGGATATTATTTAGGACAAGCTGGTCCGGAATCATGGCGTTGGATGCTTGCTAGTGCTGCAATCCCTGCATTCATTGTGCTGCTACTGCGAATCGGAACGCCTGAATCACCACAATGGCTCATCAGCATGGGACGTATTGATGAAGCACGCCATATCGTAAAGAAGTATATCGGGCCTAATGCGGAAATCGACGAAACTATTATTGAGACTCAAAATAAAAATGGCTTTCGTGCTCTTTTTAACAAAAAATTTCGGAAGCGAACAGCTTTTGGAAGTCTATTTTATGTCTGTATTGTCATTCCGTACTTTGCCATCTACACATTCCTACCGTCTATCTTAAAAAGTATGGGTTTAGCAGAAAACTTCACTGTAGACTTGTGGTTAAACATATTCCTAATCTTGGGTTCGGTTGCTGGTCTTTGGCTTATGGAGAAATTTTCTCGAAGAGGTTTCACGATTAGTACGTTTGCAATCCTGACTGTCTGCTTGCTTATGCTTAGCATTTTTCACGAACCTAAACTTTTAGTAATTCCGATTTTTCTGGCTTTTACTTTTATATTATCAGCAAATTCAAATCTTACGCTAACATATCCGGCCGAACTTTTCCCAACCGAAATTCGCGCATCTGGGGTTGGTTTTGTGACAGCGTTCAGCCGAATTGGTTCTGCTATCGGGACATTCCTCCTGCCCCTTAGTATGAACACTATAGGGTTGGATGCCTCGATGATTGGAATGACAGCTATTCTGTTAATTGGTACTATCATTTCGATTGCCTGGGCACCGGAGACAAAGTCACTCTCTTTAAGCGAGGCAAGTAATCCTTTTAATGAAGCAAGTAATTCAAATTCAAACTTAAACCCCTTGAACCATAAGAAGATTAATTGA
- a CDS encoding IDEAL domain-containing protein, whose protein sequence is MEKNLANTTPQPEINVMDSEFAEMVLNKSLLNFRKEQIRKEIDQSLQDQNKEEFLRLTEELKNIS, encoded by the coding sequence ATGGAAAAGAATTTGGCTAATACAACACCACAACCTGAAATAAACGTCATGGATTCTGAATTTGCTGAAATGGTGTTAAACAAATCCCTTCTTAATTTCCGAAAAGAGCAAATCCGAAAAGAGATTGACCAGTCATTACAGGATCAAAACAAAGAAGAATTCCTACGATTAACAGAGGAATTGAAAAACATTTCTTAA
- the nikE gene encoding nickel import ATP-binding protein NikE: MSLLQVKAVTHSYNSHTFFKWKDHSKKVLTDISLSIDEGTCLGLLGTSGAGKSTLGKVILGLERPQQGQVLFQGHDIYTADKLIRQKIRRDLQVVFQDSYSSVNPRMTAEHIIGEPLENYEKLTVAEQKRTVIELLERVGLSEKDLKKYPHQFSGGQLQRINIARAISLKPMLIVLDESVSSLDMVNQTLILELLSELKKDFGLSYLFITHDIKAAYSIADTLGVLEKGELIELYDSKNQFFSSEHPVVKQMRGSILAEHPRFRSLPTRINKT, from the coding sequence ATGAGTTTATTACAAGTAAAAGCAGTAACTCATAGCTATAATTCTCATACGTTTTTTAAATGGAAAGACCATTCAAAAAAAGTACTCACTGACATTTCCCTCTCTATTGACGAAGGAACATGTTTAGGACTACTTGGGACGAGTGGAGCTGGAAAAAGCACATTAGGAAAAGTGATTCTTGGCTTAGAACGTCCACAGCAAGGACAAGTTCTGTTTCAAGGGCATGATATCTATACTGCTGATAAGCTTATTCGGCAAAAGATACGCCGAGATCTACAAGTCGTCTTTCAAGATTCGTATTCATCTGTCAATCCACGAATGACAGCCGAGCATATTATAGGCGAGCCATTAGAAAACTATGAAAAACTAACCGTAGCCGAACAAAAAAGAACCGTTATTGAGTTATTGGAAAGAGTAGGCCTAAGTGAGAAGGATTTAAAAAAATACCCACACCAATTTAGCGGTGGACAATTGCAAAGAATTAATATTGCTAGAGCAATCTCTCTTAAGCCGATGCTAATCGTCTTAGACGAATCCGTAAGTAGTCTGGATATGGTTAATCAAACACTAATTTTAGAATTATTAAGCGAGTTAAAAAAAGACTTCGGCTTATCTTATCTTTTTATTACACATGATATTAAAGCGGCCTATTCAATCGCTGATACTCTGGGTGTACTAGAAAAAGGAGAATTAATCGAGCTTTACGATTCTAAAAATCAGTTTTTTTCATCAGAACATCCTGTCGTCAAACAGATGAGAGGTTCTATCCTTGCTGAGCATCCACGTTTTCGTTCTCTTCCAACGAGGATTAACAAGACCTAA
- a CDS encoding FMN-dependent NADH-azoreductase: protein MTTVLFVKANNRPANQAVSVKLYEAFLASYKESHPNDTVVELDLYKEELPYVGADMINGTFKASRGLDLTAEEAKAVTVADKYLEQFLAADKVVFGFPLWNLTIPAVLHTYIDYLNRAGKTFKYTPEGPVGLIGDKKIVLLNASGGVYSEGPKAEVEMAVKYVASMMSFFGVKNIEKVVIEGHNQFSDKAEEIIAAGLEKAVKVASTF, encoded by the coding sequence ATGACAACAGTTTTATTTGTAAAAGCAAACAATCGCCCCGCAAACCAAGCGGTGAGTGTGAAATTATATGAGGCTTTTTTAGCAAGCTATAAAGAATCACATCCAAATGATACAGTGGTAGAACTTGATTTATACAAGGAAGAGTTGCCATATGTAGGAGCAGATATGATTAACGGTACATTTAAGGCTAGTAGAGGACTTGATTTAACAGCAGAAGAAGCAAAAGCAGTAACTGTTGCTGATAAATATTTAGAACAATTCCTTGCAGCTGATAAAGTTGTGTTTGGATTCCCATTATGGAACTTAACAATTCCGGCTGTACTACACACATATATTGATTATTTAAACCGCGCAGGCAAAACATTTAAATATACGCCAGAAGGTCCAGTAGGTCTGATTGGAGATAAGAAAATTGTATTATTAAACGCAAGTGGCGGTGTATATTCTGAAGGACCAAAAGCTGAAGTAGAAATGGCTGTTAAATATGTAGCAAGTATGATGAGCTTCTTCGGTGTAAAAAATATAGAGAAAGTAGTGATTGAAGGTCACAATCAATTCTCAGATAAAGCAGAAGAAATTATTGCTGCAGGGCTTGAAAAAGCTGTTAAAGTAGCAAGTACGTTCTAA
- a CDS encoding DUF3238 domain-containing protein, translating into MAKIVKIRASVFAPYAWLEPIKDPAKEKIFEYTGDAREFTPNAVNTMRSRLEQEVIIDFYKKEIFTYTNACIVTVKVTNPDGSIDYKKGKTSTENIVCTNVVWGTDEVSFEMRASASNPLNAAAPAADYLLTIHVNKSGVAQIEGAHDGFPCYEFYKQIDFGPFELIYAHDFRKTGDTPAALAGEMEYSFKTTI; encoded by the coding sequence ATGGCTAAAATCGTTAAAATTAGAGCAAGTGTATTTGCACCGTATGCTTGGTTGGAACCTATTAAAGATCCTGCAAAAGAAAAGATATTCGAATACACTGGTGATGCACGTGAATTTACACCAAACGCTGTAAACACTATGCGGTCAAGATTAGAGCAAGAAGTGATTATTGATTTTTATAAAAAAGAAATTTTCACATATACAAATGCTTGTATCGTAACTGTAAAAGTTACAAATCCAGATGGTTCTATTGATTATAAAAAAGGAAAAACAAGTACAGAAAATATTGTATGTACTAATGTTGTGTGGGGCACTGATGAAGTTTCTTTTGAAATGAGGGCAAGTGCAAGCAATCCTTTAAATGCAGCAGCACCTGCGGCTGATTATTTATTAACTATACATGTTAACAAGAGTGGTGTTGCACAAATTGAAGGTGCACATGATGGGTTCCCCTGCTATGAATTTTATAAACAAATAGATTTTGGTCCATTTGAATTAATATATGCACATGATTTCAGAAAAACTGGTGACACTCCAGCAGCGCTAGCTGGGGAAATGGAATACAGTTTTAAAACGACAATCTAG
- a CDS encoding D-alanine--D-alanine ligase — MRIVVLAGGLSDERDVSLASGAQISNALVSKNHDVLLLDIYKGLQDVSDFESAYKKYRKETYTYNVPKEKPNLEVLRKQQNNQKSLIGSNVLEICQDADICFLALHGGIGENGQLQALFDIYGIQYTGSSYEGSLLAMNKVISKELMAFNGIKTPKWDIYDFDKELPEINYPVVFKPNDNGSSIGVIILNNSDELHKALEEIKDISNTILIEEKIDGREFSVGIIGNAALPVIEIIPKKGFFDYQSKYQVGASEEISPANIPNSLAEELQNTALKVHNLLGLKVYSRIDFIVDQDNVIYCIEANSLPGMTQTSLLPKEAHANQISYEDLCELLIIESFKKYS, encoded by the coding sequence ATGAGAATAGTTGTATTAGCTGGCGGATTAAGTGATGAAAGGGATGTTTCTCTTGCTTCTGGTGCTCAAATTTCTAATGCTTTAGTTTCAAAAAATCATGATGTATTATTACTAGATATTTATAAAGGTTTACAAGATGTTTCTGATTTTGAATCAGCTTATAAAAAATATAGAAAAGAAACATATACTTATAATGTGCCTAAAGAAAAACCTAATTTGGAAGTATTACGAAAACAGCAAAATAATCAAAAGTCTTTAATTGGTTCTAATGTGTTAGAAATTTGTCAAGATGCCGATATTTGCTTCCTTGCTCTTCATGGTGGAATTGGTGAAAATGGACAATTACAGGCCTTATTCGATATATACGGTATTCAATATACTGGTAGTTCCTATGAGGGCAGTCTATTAGCGATGAATAAAGTAATTTCAAAAGAATTAATGGCTTTTAATGGGATAAAAACGCCAAAATGGGATATTTATGATTTCGATAAAGAATTACCAGAAATTAATTATCCAGTAGTTTTCAAGCCAAATGACAACGGTTCTAGTATAGGAGTGATAATTCTTAATAATTCTGATGAACTTCATAAAGCATTAGAAGAAATAAAGGACATTTCAAATACTATTCTAATTGAAGAAAAAATAGATGGTAGAGAGTTTTCTGTTGGCATAATTGGAAATGCTGCTTTACCTGTTATAGAAATTATTCCTAAGAAAGGTTTCTTCGATTACCAAAGTAAGTATCAAGTAGGTGCAAGTGAAGAAATATCTCCTGCAAATATTCCAAATAGTCTAGCTGAAGAATTGCAAAACACGGCGTTAAAAGTACATAATTTATTAGGATTAAAAGTCTATTCTAGAATTGACTTTATTGTTGATCAGGATAATGTAATTTATTGTATTGAAGCGAATTCTCTTCCTGGTATGACGCAAACTAGTTTATTACCTAAAGAAGCCCATGCTAATCAAATAAGTTATGAAGATTTATGCGAATTACTAATAATAGAATCTTTCAAGAAATACTCATAA
- the hutH gene encoding histidine ammonia-lyase — protein sequence MKTQEKVMITEDDFSIGDLISVARHHAPLELSMSVKKRISQGRDIVERFVEEERVIYGITTGVGENSKIKISASDSRELQKNIIMSHACGMGDPLEKEIVRAIMVMMIKNLSLGYSGVRLETVERLAEMVNKDVIPFVPREGSLGYLNHQAHISLVLLGMGEAYNQGVLTDGETALKKAGIKPIELHEKEGLSLINGTVDMTAIGALAVYDAINVLKAADIVSIISFEALKGTYYAFDPKISKVKRHPGQKKTTDNIHKLIENSEITEKFKDYRTQDALSIRSIPQVHGACKDAVDYVRTIVEREMNSASDNPLVFDDQEGARAISSSNCHGEAIALAMDFLAISLSELANISERRIFRLVSPQHSELPPYLIEQSGLNSGYMIPQYVAASLVSNNKVYSHPSSVDSIPTTGGQEDHVSMGTSAALKALKVIANTEKVIGIEWMCSCQGIEFHQPLQPGTGTTAACDLFRKYVPRLEQDRILYKDMRTAAELVHSAEIVKHVEAKIGPLQF from the coding sequence ATGAAAACACAAGAAAAAGTAATGATAACTGAAGATGATTTTAGTATCGGGGATTTGATTTCAGTAGCAAGGCATCATGCCCCTTTGGAGCTGTCTATGAGTGTAAAGAAAAGAATTAGCCAAGGAAGGGATATAGTCGAGCGTTTTGTCGAGGAAGAGCGAGTCATATACGGAATTACGACCGGAGTAGGAGAGAATTCAAAAATAAAAATTTCAGCCTCTGATTCGAGAGAATTGCAAAAAAATATAATTATGAGTCATGCTTGCGGTATGGGCGATCCGTTGGAGAAGGAAATAGTAAGGGCAATTATGGTGATGATGATCAAAAATTTATCCCTTGGTTATTCTGGTGTAAGACTTGAAACGGTAGAGAGATTAGCAGAGATGGTGAATAAAGATGTCATACCATTCGTCCCTCGAGAAGGTTCCCTAGGTTACTTAAATCATCAGGCACATATCAGTTTGGTCCTTTTGGGTATGGGTGAGGCCTATAATCAGGGCGTACTAACAGATGGCGAGACGGCTTTGAAGAAGGCCGGAATCAAGCCAATCGAACTGCATGAAAAGGAAGGGCTTTCTTTGATTAATGGCACGGTAGATATGACTGCAATTGGCGCTCTGGCCGTTTATGATGCCATTAATGTTCTTAAGGCGGCAGACATTGTTTCGATAATCAGTTTTGAGGCGCTGAAAGGTACATACTATGCCTTTGATCCCAAAATTAGTAAAGTAAAACGTCATCCTGGACAAAAAAAGACAACTGATAATATTCATAAGCTGATAGAAAACAGTGAGATCACGGAAAAATTTAAAGATTACCGCACACAAGATGCTCTTAGTATTAGATCCATTCCACAAGTGCATGGAGCTTGTAAAGACGCTGTTGATTACGTTCGGACGATTGTGGAGAGAGAAATGAATTCAGCCTCAGATAATCCGTTGGTGTTTGATGATCAAGAGGGTGCAAGAGCGATATCCTCTTCCAATTGTCATGGAGAAGCGATAGCCTTAGCCATGGACTTTCTGGCAATCTCTCTATCTGAATTGGCCAATATTTCTGAACGAAGGATTTTTAGACTCGTCTCGCCTCAGCATAGCGAGCTGCCCCCGTATTTGATCGAGCAAAGTGGGCTTAACTCGGGCTATATGATTCCTCAATATGTCGCGGCGTCATTGGTTTCTAACAATAAGGTTTATTCACATCCGTCGTCTGTGGATTCCATTCCGACAACCGGGGGTCAGGAAGATCATGTAAGCATGGGGACATCTGCAGCTTTAAAGGCACTGAAAGTAATCGCCAATACTGAAAAAGTGATTGGGATCGAATGGATGTGCAGCTGCCAAGGGATTGAATTCCATCAGCCGTTACAGCCTGGAACAGGAACGACTGCAGCCTGCGATTTGTTTAGAAAATATGTGCCTCGCCTTGAGCAGGACAGAATTTTATACAAAGACATGCGTACAGCTGCGGAACTGGTTCATTCAGCAGAAATTGTAAAGCATGTAGAAGCAAAAATCGGTCCTTTGCAATTTTAA
- the nikD gene encoding nickel import ATP-binding protein NikD, with translation MRTEQSNVLKVSDLHVQVQTKDGASTLVQYINFELKKGKVLGLVGESGSGKTVTSMSILQLLDRNTTTIEGSITLQGRELNGLDDKEIREIRGKDIAFIMQNPMNSFTPVFTIGNQFIETIRSHTSLNKKQAKELAVDAMQNVNLPDPAKLLKSYPFQLSGGMLQRVMIAMAACLNPSVIIADEPTTALDVHNQLQVLRHLDKIRSEYGTSILLITHDLGVISEMADDVVVMQHGRIVESANVFELFDNPQHEYTKKLLNARLILDHEEPITHML, from the coding sequence TTGAGAACAGAACAATCGAATGTATTAAAAGTGAGCGATCTACATGTACAAGTACAAACAAAAGATGGTGCTTCCACCCTAGTTCAATATATTAATTTTGAACTAAAAAAAGGGAAGGTACTAGGTCTTGTAGGGGAAAGTGGGAGTGGTAAAACTGTTACGAGTATGTCCATTCTACAGCTTCTTGATCGGAATACAACGACGATTGAAGGTAGCATTACCCTCCAAGGACGAGAATTGAATGGTTTAGACGATAAAGAAATACGTGAAATTCGTGGCAAGGATATTGCCTTTATTATGCAAAATCCGATGAATTCATTTACGCCTGTTTTTACAATTGGAAATCAATTTATCGAAACGATTAGGTCTCATACCTCATTGAATAAAAAGCAAGCAAAAGAGCTTGCCGTCGATGCGATGCAAAATGTAAACCTGCCAGATCCCGCGAAACTATTAAAAAGCTATCCATTTCAATTGAGTGGAGGTATGCTTCAACGCGTGATGATTGCGATGGCCGCATGTTTAAATCCTTCTGTTATTATTGCTGATGAGCCGACAACTGCACTCGACGTTCATAACCAATTACAAGTACTTCGCCACTTGGATAAAATTCGTTCTGAATATGGAACATCCATTTTACTCATTACTCATGATCTGGGTGTCATTTCTGAAATGGCAGATGATGTAGTCGTTATGCAACATGGCAGAATTGTAGAATCTGCAAATGTATTTGAATTATTTGATAATCCGCAGCATGAGTATACAAAGAAACTGCTAAATGCCCGCCTTATCTTAGATCATGAGGAACCTATCACCCATATGTTGTGA
- a CDS encoding MarR family transcriptional regulator, translating into MKHEVFSELDLTSLLSLSFSTSINELHDRLSEFGFGDIRPAHGFMFKCITPNGATGIELAEYLGITKQAVSKMVDYLEKSGYVMRKAHPTDKRGKIIVLTERGWLVVKAKEKILTEIEQRWIEIIGAERLQMLKEDLTKLVYEENEDKLSSRLRPVW; encoded by the coding sequence ATGAAGCATGAAGTATTTAGTGAATTGGATCTTACATCACTTTTATCATTATCCTTTAGTACATCAATTAATGAATTACATGACAGATTGAGTGAATTTGGATTTGGAGATATTAGACCTGCACATGGTTTTATGTTTAAATGCATCACTCCCAATGGAGCAACAGGTATAGAACTAGCCGAATATCTAGGAATTACAAAGCAAGCTGTGAGTAAAATGGTGGATTATCTTGAGAAAAGTGGCTATGTAATGCGCAAAGCTCATCCCACTGATAAGAGAGGAAAAATTATTGTTTTGACCGAACGAGGTTGGTTAGTAGTGAAAGCAAAAGAGAAGATACTAACTGAGATTGAGCAACGTTGGATTGAAATCATAGGTGCTGAACGCCTGCAAATGCTCAAAGAAGATTTAACAAAATTAGTTTATGAAGAAAATGAAGATAAACTATCATCGAGGTTAAGACCTGTCTGGTAA
- a CDS encoding tRNA-dihydrouridine synthase, translated as MGGTTENRVRLLVEIIQEVRKAVGEDFTTGIRIPQSKVNDYPYKWSGIDSLVALAKVNSLLPIIANGQLAKPERASEIINNGHADIVTLGKGALANHDWVKKVQNEEPLEEFDSEKVLRPTAVIKDFEL; from the coding sequence ATCGGTGGCACTACAGAAAATAGGGTTAGGTTATTAGTAGAAATAATTCAGGAAGTTAGGAAAGCGGTAGGAGAGGACTTTACTACTGGTATTAGAATTCCACAATCAAAAGTGAATGATTACCCCTATAAGTGGTCAGGAATAGATTCACTTGTAGCACTTGCAAAAGTGAATAGTCTATTACCTATTATCGCAAACGGACAGTTAGCGAAGCCAGAAAGAGCTTCTGAAATTATTAATAATGGTCATGCTGATATTGTAACTTTAGGTAAAGGAGCATTGGCTAATCACGACTGGGTAAAGAAAGTTCAAAATGAAGAACCTTTAGAAGAGTTCGATTCGGAAAAGGTATTACGACCAACTGCTGTTATTAAAGATTTCGAATTGTAG